The Chitinophagaceae bacterium nucleotide sequence CGACATCTATCGTAAAGCCTATAAACTAAATTTGGATATGAAAGACCAAAACAAAAAACACGAAAAGGAATTAGAACTACTCAAAAAATCCTGTGAAGACAATCCAAACAATTTTGAATTGATTCAAGAGTTATTAACGCTTCAAAAAAATAAATCTCTGTTAAATAGAAAAAGAGGTTTGAAAGAGGATATAATGAGACGTTTAGAATATTCAATTTAAATTTTTAAAACATGAAGCCAGCAGTTGATAAGTTAATACATAATTTGCTAAATGACAGGTTAGTTTTACTCGAGACTCATTTTAATGCAGATTTTTTTGTTTATTACGGACCAATAGTCGATGGTTATGAAAATAGTTTTTTAAGTATTATAGAAGATTTAGCAAAAGATGATAACAAAAAAGATAAAATTTATGTTATTCTGACTACTTCGGGAGGTAGCGCTGTAGCAGTTGAAAGATATGTAAATATTTTGAGACATCATTACAATGAAGTAAACTTTATAGTTCCAGATTATGCCTATAGTGCAGGCACAATTTTTTGTATGAGTGGTGATAATATCCTTATGGACTATTTTTCTGTTTTAGGTCCTATTGACCCACAAGTTCAAAATAAAGAAGGAAAATGGGTTGCTGCCTTAGGTTACTTAGATAAAGTTAATGAGTTGATAGAAAAAGCTCAAAAAAATGAGTTAACCCAAGCTGAGTTCTTAATTCTTAAAGATATGGACTTAGCTGAGTTAAGAGGATATGAACAAGCTAAAAATCTCACAATAGAATTACTTAAAAAATGGTTGGTTAAGTATAAATTCAAAAATTGGAACACTCATTTAACAACACCAGATTTAAAAGGAAAGCCAGTAACATTAGAAGAGAAAGAACAAAGAGCTAGAGAGATTGCTGACAAATTAAGTGATAGTAATTTATGGAAATCTCACGGTAGGCCAATTAATATTGAAATATTAGAGAGCGATATTTTTCGTTTAAAAATTGATGACTATAGTAATGAAGATTATAGACCATTAATCAGAAATTATTATGACTTATTTTCAGACTATGTTATAAAAAATAGACTGCAAATTTTTATTCACACTCGTAAATTTATATAGTTATGAAAACAAAAATCGACAAACAAGTAGAAGCTGCTATTAAAAAATCTGAAATTAAATTTAAAGGGAGTGAATTAATTGATAAGTATGAAGATGCATTAAAAAAATTTGAAGAGTTAGTTGACAAAGGGGTTGCTAAAAAAAGAGGCAATAATTTGATTTCAATTACTGATTTACACTTACACAAATCATTGTTTAATTCTTCATTATCAGATGAAACAGATTTGATTACAACAAACCTATAAAATATTTGACAGATCAACTATCATATTATATTCATTGTTTTACGCATTTAAAACGAGATGCGAAGAATGGTGGAGCTCCACACAAACCTATTTTATTATTAAGTGTAATCCGTTTATTTGAAAAAGAATTTTTCACTAACAATCAAATTCAAATTTTACCAGAATTAGTCGCTTCTTTCAAATCCATTTGGTCAAAGTTGGTAGTCACCAATCATCATCCAATTTTCGCAATGCCATTTTATCATATGAGTTCCGAGCCTTTTTGGAAATTGACTGTAAATGTAGGTTGTGAGAAGTGGATTGAGTCTAAAAGCTCAATGCGAAGTTTACAAAATTTAACTACTGCCGTAAATTTTGCTTTAATTGAAAACGAACTTGCCGAATTGCTATTAAAACCGGAAAGTCGAGATATTTTGAAAATTTCAGTTTTGGACAAATATTTTTCTGAAACAAAAGTCAATTTTAATATTAACGGGAATGATGATTTACTAAATGTTTCTCTCCTAAATGAAAGTTCAGTGGAGTACAAACGTAAAATTATTGAACTCAAAAATCAGGTAGACGAAAATGTTTTTCAAGAAGAAGTATTTATTCGTAGTGGAATGTTTAAAAGAGAGATTCCAAAAATCTACAACAATACTTGTGCAATTTCAGGCTTACGAATTGATGCAATCACTAATGTTTCTATGGTAGATGCATGTCATATTGTTCCATTCTCAGAAGGGTACGATGATACATTAACTAATGGAATTGCTCTTTGTCCAAATTTACACAGAGCTTATGACAGAGGTTTAATTTCTATTTCTGATAATTACGAAGTAATCTTAAATAAAAACTTTATAGAAAACCATTCTGTGTATAATCTATCCCAATTTGCTGGGACTACAATTATGCTTCCAGATAATTCTAAATTCCATCCTGCAAAAGAAAATCTATATCAACATAGAATGCGTTTTAACTTCTGATTATGTATGTAATGATAAATTTCTCGAAATTTACTTAAAAAGGATGATATTACTGATGAATAGGGTGTAGTTAAACTTTACTATTCTTCATAAAATTTGAAACACACCTTATTATGATACATAGCTACATTGTCATTCTTTAAAAGTATTAGGGCAATTTAAAAACAACTAAATTTTAAGTATCTTAACAATACAAATGGAAACAACAATTAAAGATATAGATTCAATCCAAAATGAAATCACTGAAGAATTCTCTGCGCTTGAAGATCCAATGGATCGATATGAGTACATTATAGATTTAGGCAAAGATTTATTACCGATGTCTGATCAATTTAAAACA carries:
- a CDS encoding DNA phosphorothioation system sulfurtransferase DndC, giving the protein DIYRKAYKLNLDMKDQNKKHEKELELLKKSCEDNPNNFELIQELLTLQKNKSLLNRKRGLKEDIMRRLEYSI
- a CDS encoding serine dehydrogenasease, which encodes MKPAVDKLIHNLLNDRLVLLETHFNADFFVYYGPIVDGYENSFLSIIEDLAKDDNKKDKIYVILTTSGGSAVAVERYVNILRHHYNEVNFIVPDYAYSAGTIFCMSGDNILMDYFSVLGPIDPQVQNKEGKWVAALGYLDKVNELIEKAQKNELTQAEFLILKDMDLAELRGYEQAKNLTIELLKKWLVKYKFKNWNTHLTTPDLKGKPVTLEEKEQRAREIADKLSDSNLWKSHGRPINIEILESDIFRLKIDDYSNEDYRPLIRNYYDLFSDYVIKNRLQIFIHTRKFI
- a CDS encoding HNH endonuclease is translated as MHCFTHLKRDAKNGGAPHKPILLLSVIRLFEKEFFTNNQIQILPELVASFKSIWSKLVVTNHHPIFAMPFYHMSSEPFWKLTVNVGCEKWIESKSSMRSLQNLTTAVNFALIENELAELLLKPESRDILKISVLDKYFSETKVNFNINGNDDLLNVSLLNESSVEYKRKIIELKNQVDENVFQEEVFIRSGMFKREIPKIYNNTCAISGLRIDAITNVSMVDACHIVPFSEGYDDTLTNGIALCPNLHRAYDRGLISISDNYEVILNKNFIENHSVYNLSQFAGTTIMLPDNSKFHPAKENLYQHRMRFNF